In Chitinophagaceae bacterium C216, the genomic stretch AAACATCGAATGGTCACGTTTGTTTCACGGGTCCGTTTTTACGAAGCTGAGTGTAGCAAAGTAGTATATCAAATTCGATGATAATTCCATATTTTCTAATCTTAATTTATAAAAATGGCCGGCTGGAACAAAAGAGAACGTGAACAGAAAAAACGAAATGCAAAACAACAAAAAGAGGAAAAAAGACAGGAACGCAAAGAAAATTCTAAAAAAGGCAAAGGCCTTGATGAAATGCTCGCCTATGTAGACGAAAACGGTAATCTTACCGATACTCCACCCGACAAACGCCCTCCCGCCGATATCGATTCTATTCCGCCCACTGTGGCCAACAGCAATGCTCTACAACCTACTGATACTGTCAGAAAAGGGGTTGTGTCTTATTTTGATCCTGCCAAGGGATACGGCTTTATCAGGGACCTAAAAACCCAGGAAAGCTTTTTTGCACATATCAATGCCTCCTCTATTGAGTTAAAAGTAGGCCTAAATGTAAGTTTTGAGGTTCAAAAAGGTCCTAGAGGATTTTTTGCTGCAAATATTACGGCCTCAGCTTAGTTCTCACCCCCACACACCCCTTACCCAACTGCTTCTTAGAGAAGCTATAACTACTTTTTAGGTAGTTAAAATAATATCCCTGTTTTTCAAAACAATTGCTGCGGTTCTTTGTTAAAGTACCGAACACAGGCTATTTGCCTTAATTTTGCAAAAATTTTGATAGCATGAAGAAAATCCACATTATTTTACTGGTGCTGACTGCCGTTGCTATTGCTGTATTAGCAAGTTTTTTACAAACTACCACTACTTACGACTCTGTGGCAACTGCAAAAGCCAAACCAGGAAAATATGTGCATCTGATGGCTAAATGGGATAAATCCGAGCCATTGGAGTACGATGCTATCAAAAACCCTAATTACTTAGCCTTTACTGCTGTAGATAGCTTAGGAGAGAAAGTGCAGGTGATCTATCACAACCCCAAACCCGAAAACTTTGAACTGAGTGAAAGATTGGTATTAAAAGGGAAATACGAAGATGGGAAATTTATTTGCCAGAGCATTCAAACCAAATGCCCCAGCAAATACAAAGACGAAGACCCTTCAAAACATATACCGCAAGAACAGAGAACTACTTCTTACAACGTTCCTCCATCTAACAGTATAGTAACTACTAAACAACAGTAATATTATTTATGGAATACATTGGCGAGCACCTTTTGCCGGGGCAGGCAGGGCATTTTTTCATCTTAGTTTCATTGGTAGCTTCGCTGGTGGCAGCATTTGCGTATTTTAAAGCTGTTCATGCTGCACCGGAAGAAAAGTCAGGTTGGCTGAAACTGGGACGATGGGCTTTTTATACCGAAGCTGTAGCCATTCTGGCAATATTCGCCGCGTTATTTCATATCCTATATCATCATCTTTTCGAGTATAAATACGCCTGGCAACATACCAGCCTCTCGCTGGAGTTCAAATACATCATGAGCGCCTTCTGGGAGGGACAGGAAGGAAGTACGCTACTATGGGCGTTCTGGCACTGTGTATTGGGGCTAATTGTTATCAAACGCGAGAAACAATGGGAAGCTCCAGTTATGTCCATTCTCAGCTTTGCCCAGTTTTTTTTAGCCACCATGGTAGTGGGAATTTATGTTTTTGGAGTAAAAATCGGCTCCAATCCCTTTATCCTACTCAGAGATTCAGGCCTGCTGGACGAAGCTCCAGCCATGCACGTCGATTTTGATGTAACCAAGCCTATCCGTCCGGATTATCTGTCCATGATTACCGATGGGAACGACCTAAACCCGCTATTACAAAACTATTGGATGGTCATACACCCGCCCGTGCTATTTTTGGGATTTGCCTCTACTCTTATCCCCTTTGCCTTCGCCATGGCCGGCTTATGGACCCGCGATATCAAAGGATGGGTAAGTCGTGCAATCCCTTGGACCTTATTTTCTATTGCCTTTTTGGGCTTGGGAATTATGATGGGAGCCAAATGGGCTTACGAATCGCTCAACTTTGGAGGATATTGGGCATGGGATCCAGTTGAAAATGCCTCGCTGGTTCCTTGGATGATTATGGTATCGGGGCTGCACACCTTGCTTATTTATAAACACACTGGATACTCGCTCCGTTCGTCTTTTATATTTCTGGCGTTATCCTTTCTGTTTATTATTTATTCCACCTTCCTCACCAAAAGTGGCGTGTTAGGCGATTCTTCCGTACACGCTTTTGCCGACATAGGCATGAACGGACAGCTGTTCTTATTCCTCATCGTATTTGTGTGGATAACCGCCTTTTTCGCCGCAACAACCAATAAACAGCGGCTTATCATTACCGGAGTAACAGCAGCTTTATCGCTCGCAACCTATTTTCTTGCGGAATATATACCGGGCTTCCCCCTGTATGTAATTCTTTCAGGAATTATCACTTTCATAGTATTACTGAACAAACAGGTGCCCACTGTGGCAAAAGAAGAAAGTGTTTCTTCAAGGGAGTTCTGGATGTTTATTGGCTCCATTATATTTTTCTTGTCGGCCATTATTATCATTTTCCAGACTTCGTTACCTGTGTTTAATAAACTTTTCAACGCTAATGCTGCACCGGGAGAAAACGACGAATTTCACTACAATAAAATTCAGGTGCTGGTAGCATTTGTAATTGGTATTTTAACGGCTATTACTCAATACCTAAAGTACAAAAGTACCAGTGGAAAGTTCCTAATAAAG encodes the following:
- the ccsA gene encoding Cytochrome c biogenesis protein CcsA; translated protein: MEYIGEHLLPGQAGHFFILVSLVASLVAAFAYFKAVHAAPEEKSGWLKLGRWAFYTEAVAILAIFAALFHILYHHLFEYKYAWQHTSLSLEFKYIMSAFWEGQEGSTLLWAFWHCVLGLIVIKREKQWEAPVMSILSFAQFFLATMVVGIYVFGVKIGSNPFILLRDSGLLDEAPAMHVDFDVTKPIRPDYLSMITDGNDLNPLLQNYWMVIHPPVLFLGFASTLIPFAFAMAGLWTRDIKGWVSRAIPWTLFSIAFLGLGIMMGAKWAYESLNFGGYWAWDPVENASLVPWMIMVSGLHTLLIYKHTGYSLRSSFIFLALSFLFIIYSTFLTKSGVLGDSSVHAFADIGMNGQLFLFLIVFVWITAFFAATTNKQRLIITGVTAALSLATYFLAEYIPGFPLYVILSGIITFIVLLNKQVPTVAKEESVSSREFWMFIGSIIFFLSAIIIIFQTSLPVFNKLFNANAAPGENDEFHYNKIQVLVAFVIGILTAITQYLKYKSTSGKFLIKKIGIPTLISAIVAGLILAFGNINYDKHGMGFLINIWLALVATVYATIANAAYIWVGFKGNLKNSGGAVAHFGFALMLVGMIISSSKKEILSWNTSGIAVPFGEGSKEKTGENLTLVKGIPMQMGDYMVTYVGDSSHPKKQQTFFKIHFKSKKHNEEFTLLPNAFVNYKGNEGLMANPSSKHYWNHDVFTYVSSFYKPNELDDTASFRPHRVTVGDTVFYSRGYMLIEKVAAKDNLPVEGFAKTDTGYTATVKVQELNGPSYQADLLLIKGGGQVLFQSQDTIMAQSLVLQLNDADQNGITVGVKESSSVLEYLTLKAYKFPYINLVWAGVIFLVIGCVMAMARRIRLG